The Natribaculum luteum genome contains the following window.
ACGCCCAGTTCGCCCGACTCGTCCGGGAACCTCGACGTGTCGATCGACGCCGTCGAGGAGGCGGAAGCCGACGCGACCTCGAGCGACGTGACGGTCGACGACGCGCTGGACGACACCGCAAGCGACCCGGCGGCACCGACCGACGACGCCGCCACCGGGATCACGACGACGGACGACCAGCCGACCGACGCATCGTCACCGGGTATTACCGACGTGACCATCGATCCCACGGGCACCGAGTCGACGACCGACGGCACGCCCGAGACCACCGCTGCGACCGTCGACGAACCGACGGAGGGCCAATCGGCGTCTGTCGCCGACGCCATCGAGACGGCAGACGAGGCCGACGAGTCGGACGACGGGCCGACGGATCCGGACCTCGTGGAGGTCGAGGCCGCCGCCAAAGAACTGGACGAAAGTGGCATCTCCTGGACGGCCGACGACGAAGACGAGACCGACGGAGACGCCACGAAGGCGACCGAGTCCACCGACGCCGACGGCGGTTCCGACGACAGCGACCTCGAGAGGCAGTTCGAACGCGAAGAGCAGTGGCGCGAAACCCGGAGCATCCCGTCGATCGATCCGGACAACACGAGCGAGTCGGCGGCGGCCGAGCGCGGTTCGGCCAGCGGCCGACAGCGTTCGAACGCAGCGTCGTCGAGTGGGTCGACCGGCGCAAGCGCCGGGCCGAGCGAGCGCCAGCGCGGACCCGACCAGTCCTCGCCGTCCGGATCGAATTCGCCCCGTCGCGAATCGAGCGTCAGCGAAGCAACCGCAGCCAGCCCGTCGACGTCCCCGTCGCGCGCTCGCGACGCCGACGATCGAACGGCGCGCATCGAACGGCTCGAGGAACGTCGCGATGCCCTGGAAGCACAGCGCGACGAACTCGCGGAGAAGTGCGAACGACTACAGGCAGAGAATCAGGAACTGTCGGCCACTGTCGACCGACTCCAGTCGCGCATCGACGACCTCGAGCGCCAACTCGAGCAGGCGCAGTCGGCCGACTCGTCGACGGCGGTCGACGGCGTCGCGGGTGGCACCTCGCTCTCGCCGAAGCGGGCACTCGCCGGGACGAACCTCTTCGTCCGGTACGACTCGAAGAGCAAGCCGACGCTCGAGACGGCCCACGGCGGGGGTGCCAGCCCGAGCGAGGTCGCGTCGAACCTGCGTCTGGAACACCACACGGGATTCGACGACTCGACCGTCACCGTCGACGGGCAGCCGTACGTCGAGTTCCTCCGGGAGACGATGGAGTACCAGCTGGTCGACTGGCTGACCACCACCGTCCTTTACGAGATCCGCGACACCGGTCGCGCCGACGGACTCGGCGACCTCTACGACGCGATTCCGCGGATCGACCGTGCCGAGTTACACGCGTCGATCGCACTCGAGGACGACGCCGCGGACGTGCCGAGTGAGGTGACGTTCGACGTCGTCGCGTTCGACAAGATGGGCAACCCGCTTATCGTCGCCAACCTGAACCGCTCGCGCGAGCCGGCGACGCGTGAGATGCTCGAAGAGCTAGAGGCGACGGCGTCGGCGCTCAAGGCAAACTACCCCGATCTCGGGGCGGCGCTCGTCGTCACCTCGAGTTTCTTCGAACCCGGCGCACTCGAGGTGACAGAAGAGGCGACGAGCAGCGGCTTCCTGAGCCGCGGCTCGAAACTCAGCTACGTCAACCTCTCGCGAAAACAGGGATATCACCTGTGTCTAGTGGAGGCGCGCTCGGGCGGCTTCCACATGAACGTCCCAGAGCTGTAGGCGGTAGTCTTAGCCTTCGATCTCCGCGACGTCTTCGATCTTCATTCCCTCGAGCTTGTCGACGATCTCGTCGATCTTGCCGTCGAGTTCGTCGACGAACTCGGCAGTGCGCTCGGTCTTGATCGCACCCTGGCTGGAGGGCTCGATGAGGTTCTCCTCTTCGAGGACGCGCAGAGAGTAGCGAACTTTGTGGTGGGGGTAGCCGGTCTCGTTCGACATCTTGACGATCCCGATCGGTTCGTTTTCGATGACCATCTTCAGGACCTGCAGATGTCGTTCCAGCATATCGACTTCCTTCTCTAGCCGGTCTATCATGGCATTTGTTAACTTGTCTTTGCACCTTTTAAAAGTTACTCTCGAGAGGCGACGGGAATCAGTCTCAACTCGTCGATAATTCTTGGCAGTAGTTAACGCTTCGGGTTCGATCGTCGAATCGGGGGTGATCCCACCGCCGTCCCGGAGTATCGTCGCCTCCTGACAGTCACGATAGTGGCACAGACGGCCGCCCCTCGAGTGCCGCCGACCACCGATACCGTAATCTGTTTATCGACTGGGCAAGAACCCGTCGCTGTTATGACCGTCACTATCGTCGGGTCGCAACTCGGCGACGAAGGGAAAGGTGGGGTCGTCGACCTCTATGGCGACGCCGCCGACGTCGTCGTCCGCTATCAGGGCGGCGACAACGCCGGCCACACCGTCGTCTACGACGGTGAGAAGTACAAGCTCTCTCTCGTTCCGTCGGGGGCCGTCCGGGGCAAGGTCGGCGTCCTCGGCAACGGTTGCGTCGTCAACCCCGAAACGCTGTTCGACGAGATCGACACGCTCCGCGAGCGCGGTCTCGAACCGGACGTTCGCGTGGCCGAGCGTGCACACGCGATTCTCCCCTACCACCGCGTTCTCGACGGCATCGAGGAAGACGAGAAAGACGACCTCGCCGCTGGCACCACGAAGCGCGGTATCGGTCCGACCTACGAGGACAAGGCGGGCCGTCGTGGCATCCGCATCGGCGACATGCTCGACCCCGACACGCTGCGTGCGCGCCTCGAGTACGTCGTCCCCCAGAAGAAGGCCTTAGCGGAGGAGGTCTTCGGCAAAGAGACGGGCGAGGCGTTCGACGTCGACCACCTCTACGAGACCTACCGCGAGTACGGGAAGCGTCTCGAAGAGGAAGGGATGACCGTCGACTGTGGCACCTACCTGCAGCGGCGGATCGACGAGGGCGACGACGTCATGCTCGAGGGCGCACAG
Protein-coding sequences here:
- a CDS encoding DUF7527 domain-containing protein; this encodes MDSRTQERVERWDSRPFDGGRDGLSDLADSGFSGAVTAAGTWLFMLNGRVVGVFDGSLEDFDAASGTVYVAPDPALPLLAAMKTRGGDTRAKYYTNDTPLSEVDQTLQDGSFTGYVELSENVLSGDYYVVYYGGRRMAAAYIGTAERLLTDEEAFERAADEVGIYEVIDVDVDVTDLREPANEPEPDPELESDPTPSSPDSSGNLDVSIDAVEEAEADATSSDVTVDDALDDTASDPAAPTDDAATGITTTDDQPTDASSPGITDVTIDPTGTESTTDGTPETTAATVDEPTEGQSASVADAIETADEADESDDGPTDPDLVEVEAAAKELDESGISWTADDEDETDGDATKATESTDADGGSDDSDLERQFEREEQWRETRSIPSIDPDNTSESAAAERGSASGRQRSNAASSSGSTGASAGPSERQRGPDQSSPSGSNSPRRESSVSEATAASPSTSPSRARDADDRTARIERLEERRDALEAQRDELAEKCERLQAENQELSATVDRLQSRIDDLERQLEQAQSADSSTAVDGVAGGTSLSPKRALAGTNLFVRYDSKSKPTLETAHGGGASPSEVASNLRLEHHTGFDDSTVTVDGQPYVEFLRETMEYQLVDWLTTTVLYEIRDTGRADGLGDLYDAIPRIDRAELHASIALEDDAADVPSEVTFDVVAFDKMGNPLIVANLNRSREPATREMLEELEATASALKANYPDLGAALVVTSSFFEPGALEVTEEATSSGFLSRGSKLSYVNLSRKQGYHLCLVEARSGGFHMNVPEL